A section of the Rummeliibacillus pycnus genome encodes:
- a CDS encoding chemotaxis protein CheA yields the protein MDTNQYLEVFIDESKEHLQSCNENLLALEQSPHDLAIVNEIFRNAHTLKGMSATMGFEDLADLTHKMENVLDAIRNEKITVTPEILDVVFESVDHLEAMIDDIANGGDGKHDVTATVAKLKHIENGEPFNGVDQSTEELSVNEHKSSDEALHYDEFELTVIQQSHEQDFNTFEIAVHLREDCLLKAARVFMVFDILEKLGDVIKSSPTVEKLEEEEFDNDFYVALVTKDSASDVQKKLLKVSEVENVTVTNIDYQKLAKQEVAVTVVEEVSPQPVVQNTTTKSVAPKTNANKASEKKPSHTSSKTIRVNIERLDILMNLFEELVIDRGRLQSIASELNHSELNETVERMSRISGDLQNIILTMRMVPVETVFNRFPKMVRQLTRDLHKKVHLEIIGAETELDRTVIDELGDPLVHLIRNALDHGIENPEIRKAAGKPEEGKVVLRAYHSGNHVFIELEDDGAGINREKVLEKAISRGIVSAESAESLTDNQVNELILASGFSTADVISDISGRGVGLDVVKSTIESLGGNITIDSTEGRGSLFSVQLPLTLSIISVMLVEIEKEIYAIPLSSIIETSIIRKSDIMNAHNQKVIDFRGKVVPLVFLEEIFEVPRNETTEEEFHSVVLVRKGEKMAGLVVDSFIGQQEIVLKSLGNYLTNVFAISGATILGNGKVALIIDCNSLIK from the coding sequence ATGGATACAAACCAATATTTAGAGGTTTTTATAGATGAAAGTAAAGAGCATCTTCAATCTTGTAATGAAAACTTATTAGCATTAGAACAAAGTCCACATGATTTAGCAATAGTCAATGAAATTTTCCGTAATGCTCATACATTAAAGGGTATGTCAGCTACAATGGGTTTTGAGGATTTGGCTGATCTAACACATAAAATGGAGAATGTACTGGATGCTATTCGTAATGAGAAAATTACTGTAACTCCAGAGATTTTGGATGTCGTGTTTGAATCGGTAGATCATTTAGAAGCAATGATTGATGATATTGCGAATGGTGGCGATGGTAAGCATGATGTAACAGCAACTGTTGCTAAACTAAAGCATATTGAAAATGGTGAGCCATTCAATGGAGTGGACCAATCTACTGAAGAATTATCCGTGAATGAACATAAATCTAGTGATGAAGCTTTGCACTATGATGAATTTGAGTTAACTGTTATTCAACAATCGCATGAACAGGATTTTAATACATTTGAAATTGCTGTTCACCTACGTGAAGATTGCTTATTAAAAGCAGCAAGAGTATTTATGGTATTTGATATTTTAGAAAAGTTAGGGGATGTTATAAAATCCTCACCAACTGTTGAAAAACTAGAAGAAGAAGAATTTGATAATGATTTCTATGTAGCCTTGGTAACAAAAGATTCAGCGAGCGATGTACAAAAGAAATTATTAAAAGTATCTGAAGTAGAAAATGTAACAGTTACAAATATTGATTATCAAAAACTTGCTAAACAAGAAGTTGCTGTAACAGTAGTTGAAGAAGTTAGCCCGCAACCAGTTGTTCAAAATACTACTACAAAATCAGTAGCACCGAAAACAAATGCTAACAAAGCATCTGAAAAGAAACCTTCACATACAAGCAGTAAGACGATTCGAGTTAATATTGAACGCTTAGATATTTTAATGAATCTATTTGAAGAACTTGTCATTGACCGTGGGCGTTTACAATCAATAGCATCTGAATTGAATCATAGTGAGTTAAATGAAACTGTAGAAAGAATGTCTCGCATTTCAGGTGATTTACAAAATATAATTTTAACAATGCGAATGGTTCCTGTAGAAACCGTATTTAATCGTTTCCCTAAGATGGTTCGTCAATTAACTAGAGATTTACACAAGAAAGTTCACCTAGAAATTATTGGTGCTGAAACTGAATTAGACCGTACAGTAATTGATGAATTAGGAGATCCTCTTGTACATCTTATTAGAAATGCATTAGATCATGGTATTGAGAACCCAGAAATACGTAAAGCAGCGGGTAAACCTGAAGAAGGAAAAGTGGTACTGCGCGCTTATCATAGTGGCAATCATGTATTTATTGAACTAGAAGATGATGGTGCTGGAATTAATCGTGAAAAAGTATTAGAAAAGGCTATTTCTAGAGGAATTGTATCGGCAGAATCTGCGGAATCCTTAACAGATAACCAAGTAAATGAATTAATTTTAGCATCTGGTTTCTCAACAGCAGATGTAATTTCAGATATTTCTGGACGCGGTGTAGGTTTAGATGTAGTTAAATCTACTATTGAATCTCTTGGTGGTAATATCACGATTGATTCTACAGAAGGAAGAGGTTCATTATTCTCTGTTCAATTGCCTTTAACATTATCAATAATCTCTGTAATGTTAGTAGAAATTGAAAAAGAAATATATGCAATTCCACTATCATCAATTATAGAAACATCTATAATTCGTAAATCTGACATTATGAACGCACATAATCAAAAAGTAATCGATTTCCGTGGGAAAGTTGTTCCACTTGTATTCTTAGAGGAAATCTTTGAGGTACCTCGTAATGAAACAACAGAAGAAGAATTCCATTCAGTAGTTCTTGTACGTAAAGGTGAAAAGATGGCGGGATTAGTAGTAGATTCATTTATAGGACAACAAGAGATCGTCTTAAAATCACTTGGAAACTACTTGACAAATGTATTTGCAATTTCTGGAGCTACAATTCTTGGAAATGGTAAAGTAGCATTAATTATCGACTGTAATTCACTTATAAAATAA
- a CDS encoding protein-glutamate methylesterase/protein-glutamine glutaminase, whose protein sequence is MRKMISDFFVEHPYIKVIGTARNGKDAIRKIQMLKPDVVTMDVEMPEMNGLEALKVIMKECPVPIVMLSSTTKNGAKITLEAMANGAVDFIAKPSGPISLDLYKIQSEVIRIVENAATVHISKLRHAEPLEKKKTTIPKEKVTILPHSTMNLENECTNENHTKSPVKWSKHSKKMVLIGTSTGGPRALQEVITRLPQTISAPILIVQHMPEGFTKSLAHRLNQLSKITVKEAEQGDILQAGVAYIAPGGFHLHIRKIGMSYCIELDQSEPPRGGHRPSVDVMFENNSNYNDFDKIAVIMTGMGSDGTKGLQALKSKGNVIAITESANTCVVYGMPKSAYATGLVDEVADVDDISNIIMKYLP, encoded by the coding sequence ATGAGAAAAATGATTTCAGATTTCTTTGTGGAGCATCCATATATTAAAGTGATCGGGACAGCTCGTAATGGTAAAGATGCAATAAGAAAAATTCAAATGCTTAAGCCAGACGTTGTAACGATGGATGTAGAAATGCCCGAGATGAATGGACTAGAAGCTCTTAAAGTAATAATGAAAGAATGTCCTGTGCCAATTGTTATGTTATCAAGCACAACTAAAAATGGAGCAAAGATAACATTAGAAGCAATGGCTAATGGTGCTGTCGATTTTATCGCAAAACCAAGTGGACCAATTTCATTAGACCTATACAAAATTCAATCAGAAGTAATCCGAATTGTAGAAAATGCGGCTACTGTTCATATTTCTAAATTACGACATGCAGAACCGCTAGAGAAAAAAAAGACAACTATTCCTAAAGAAAAAGTAACCATTTTACCTCACTCTACTATGAATTTGGAAAATGAATGTACGAACGAGAATCATACCAAGTCTCCTGTAAAATGGAGTAAGCATTCAAAGAAAATGGTACTTATCGGTACATCAACTGGTGGCCCTAGGGCGTTGCAAGAAGTGATTACGCGTTTACCGCAAACTATTTCAGCTCCGATACTTATTGTACAGCATATGCCTGAAGGTTTTACAAAATCATTGGCTCATCGATTAAATCAACTGTCCAAAATTACTGTTAAAGAAGCTGAACAAGGAGATATTTTGCAAGCAGGTGTTGCTTATATAGCGCCAGGAGGTTTTCATCTACATATTCGAAAGATTGGTATGTCCTATTGTATAGAATTAGATCAATCAGAACCACCGCGTGGAGGGCATAGACCTTCTGTAGATGTTATGTTTGAAAATAATAGCAATTATAATGACTTTGATAAAATTGCTGTTATTATGACAGGCATGGGTTCAGATGGTACAAAGGGCTTGCAAGCATTAAAAAGCAAAGGAAATGTTATAGCTATTACTGAATCTGCAAATACATGTGTTGTTTATGGTATGCCAAAATCTGCTTATGCAACAGGTTTAGTAGACGAAGTTGCAGATGTTGATGATATATCAAATATTATTATGAAATATTTGCCTTAA
- a CDS encoding MinD/ParA family protein, giving the protein MRDQAELLRLKMQQSMRVGQSIAVVSGKGGVGKSNFITNFSSTLAEKGKKVIIVDMDIGMGNIHILLGKSSRNSLKDYLQGDVSLEDVILEGPNNLQYISGGTGLSGLLEWSDLMFERLLTAFENLQRTYDYILFDMGAGATNWSLDLLVAVDDIIVVSTTEPTSIMDAYSMMKYIHYKDREKNFYLLCNRVLSNEEGTDTLNRLKQTMFRFLAKEVMLLGVLPEDKLVRQAVKRQVPFSILYPNAPITKTLREITNRFIEGNMNEVIVPDQSNKFISKLKSIFSKGSD; this is encoded by the coding sequence ATGAGAGATCAAGCTGAATTATTACGATTGAAAATGCAACAAAGTATGCGCGTTGGACAATCAATTGCTGTGGTTAGTGGTAAAGGTGGAGTCGGAAAAAGTAATTTTATAACCAATTTTTCTAGTACTTTAGCTGAAAAAGGCAAAAAAGTGATAATCGTAGATATGGATATTGGAATGGGGAATATCCACATTCTATTAGGTAAAAGTTCTAGAAATAGTTTAAAGGATTATTTGCAAGGTGATGTTTCATTAGAGGATGTAATTTTAGAGGGACCTAATAACTTGCAATATATATCAGGTGGTACAGGACTTTCAGGCTTGTTGGAATGGTCAGATCTTATGTTTGAGCGTTTATTGACTGCTTTTGAGAATCTGCAAAGAACCTATGATTATATATTATTTGACATGGGAGCAGGGGCAACAAATTGGTCACTTGATTTATTAGTTGCTGTAGACGATATTATTGTTGTTTCAACAACAGAACCTACTTCTATTATGGATGCCTATTCAATGATGAAATATATTCATTACAAAGATCGTGAGAAAAATTTCTATTTACTTTGTAATAGAGTTTTAAGTAATGAAGAAGGTACCGATACATTAAATAGACTAAAACAAACAATGTTTCGTTTCTTAGCAAAGGAAGTAATGCTATTGGGTGTACTACCTGAAGATAAACTTGTTCGACAAGCAGTAAAAAGACAAGTACCTTTTTCAATACTTTATCCTAATGCTCCAATTACGAAGACATTGAGAGAAATAACGAATAGATTTATAGAAGGAAATATGAATGAAGTAATAGTTCCAGATCAATCAAATAAGTTTATTTCTAAATTAAAAAGTATTTTTTCGAAAGGAAGTGATTAG
- the flhF gene encoding flagellar biosynthesis protein FlhF: MKMKKYIASSMTAAMKKVQADLGDDAIIANSRVVYSKGFLGMFKKKSFEVVAGVERIEPKKTIIPSKMIQQPMFIESEPTEEQTEEIKKELADLKIMMQSMQRQSVSVQYPDILSAIIERLEQQEISSELITQIGDELFAVIKNSKNDLSQKELELIAKKHFIELLKDFPFGGISYHKKYINVLGPTGVGKTTTIAKMAARAVLQDKKKIGFITTDTYRIAAIEQLKTYANLLQAQVEIVYSREDYEKALIKFDQLDLVFIDTAGRNYKEAKYIKDLQQLIDVEKNVENFLVLSMTAKECDMATIIEQFLAFPVKKLIFTKTDETNTIGSMINLMVKYKKGLAYYTNGQEVPEDIEEASVTNVIELLFQGDKR, translated from the coding sequence ATGAAAATGAAAAAATATATAGCTTCATCAATGACTGCAGCGATGAAAAAAGTACAAGCTGATTTAGGTGATGATGCAATAATAGCAAATTCTAGAGTTGTATATTCAAAAGGTTTTTTAGGTATGTTCAAAAAGAAAAGCTTTGAAGTAGTAGCAGGAGTTGAACGTATAGAACCTAAAAAAACAATTATTCCTTCTAAAATGATACAACAACCAATGTTTATTGAATCAGAGCCTACTGAAGAACAAACAGAAGAGATCAAAAAAGAACTTGCAGATTTAAAAATAATGATGCAATCGATGCAACGTCAATCTGTTAGCGTTCAATATCCGGATATACTATCAGCTATTATTGAAAGATTAGAGCAGCAAGAGATTAGTTCTGAGCTCATCACGCAAATAGGTGATGAGCTCTTTGCGGTTATAAAAAATAGCAAAAATGATTTATCACAAAAAGAACTTGAATTGATTGCAAAAAAACATTTCATAGAATTACTGAAGGATTTCCCTTTTGGTGGTATTTCATATCATAAAAAATATATTAATGTTTTAGGACCAACTGGTGTTGGGAAAACGACAACAATTGCAAAGATGGCTGCTAGAGCAGTATTACAAGATAAAAAGAAAATAGGTTTTATCACAACAGATACATACAGGATTGCAGCAATTGAACAACTTAAAACATATGCAAATCTTTTACAAGCACAGGTGGAAATTGTTTATAGTAGAGAAGATTATGAAAAAGCTCTAATTAAATTTGACCAGTTAGACTTAGTTTTTATCGATACCGCTGGACGAAATTATAAAGAAGCAAAATATATTAAAGATCTTCAACAATTAATTGATGTTGAAAAAAATGTTGAAAATTTTTTAGTTTTATCTATGACAGCAAAAGAATGCGATATGGCAACAATTATTGAACAATTTTTAGCATTTCCTGTGAAAAAATTAATATTTACAAAGACTGATGAAACAAATACCATTGGCTCAATGATCAATTTAATGGTTAAATATAAGAAGGGACTTGCTTACTATACTAATGGTCAAGAAGTACCAGAAGATATTGAAGAAGCATCTGTAACTAATGTTATAGAATTGCTCTTTCAAGGTGATAAAAGATGA
- the flhA gene encoding flagellar biosynthesis protein FlhA: MKFSDIGVLAAVIMIVAMLIIPLPPWLLSFLIIINITLALLVLLTAMNMKEALEFSIFPSLLLLLTLFRLGLNVSTTRAILTGGDAGNVVETFGTFVVGGNVLVGLVVFVILVIIQFIVITKGAERVSEVAARFTLDAMPGKQMAIDADLNAGLISESEARGRRDKVSNEADFYGSMDGATKFVKGDAIAAIIIVLINLIVGLIIGIVQMDMGFSDAVHLFTTLTVGDGLVSQIPALLISTATGIVVTRAASDGNLSKDITGQLLKNPTLIYIAAGTIFILGLVTPIKFIYTLPIAAILAIVAYRLSHSKKEDIEELEQIEEVETTDNMKSPENVVNLLNVDPIEFEFGYGLIPLVDASQGGDLLDRVVMIRRQLALELGIVIPVVRIRDNIQLQPNEYRIKIKGNELARGELLLDHYLAMSPGDDDSIEGIDTVEPSFGLPAKWITEQVKEEAEMLGYTVVDPPSVVSTHLTEIIRANASELLGRQETKQLIDHLRETAPILVDELTPTPLSIGEIQKVLAKLLAENVSVRNLPVIFETLADYSKLTSDVDVLNEYVRQSLARQITAQYAGGQTELKVLTVSAKVEKILADSIQQTDHGNYLAMDPTDSQTILESIAKEVERIAIFEQSPVILCSPAVRMYLRQLTERYFPQIPILSYNELESSIEIQSVGVVNVE; the protein is encoded by the coding sequence ATGAAATTTAGTGACATTGGGGTATTAGCTGCAGTAATAATGATTGTAGCAATGCTCATTATCCCTTTACCACCATGGTTGTTAAGCTTTTTAATTATCATTAATATTACGCTAGCATTACTTGTATTGCTAACAGCTATGAATATGAAAGAAGCATTAGAATTTTCGATTTTCCCATCCCTTTTATTATTATTAACTTTGTTCCGATTAGGCTTAAATGTTTCAACTACTCGAGCAATATTAACAGGTGGAGATGCAGGAAATGTCGTTGAAACTTTCGGTACCTTCGTAGTAGGGGGGAATGTCCTAGTTGGTTTAGTTGTATTTGTGATTTTAGTTATTATCCAATTTATCGTAATCACTAAAGGGGCTGAACGTGTATCAGAAGTAGCTGCACGTTTCACATTAGATGCTATGCCAGGTAAACAAATGGCAATAGATGCTGATTTAAATGCTGGATTAATATCTGAATCAGAAGCAAGAGGGCGTCGCGATAAAGTAAGTAATGAAGCGGATTTTTATGGCTCAATGGATGGTGCTACGAAATTCGTAAAAGGTGATGCGATTGCTGCGATTATTATTGTATTAATCAACTTAATCGTAGGTTTAATCATCGGGATTGTTCAAATGGATATGGGATTTTCAGACGCTGTACATTTATTTACCACGCTAACTGTTGGTGATGGGCTTGTATCACAAATACCAGCATTACTGATCTCTACAGCTACAGGTATTGTTGTAACACGTGCTGCATCTGATGGTAATTTGAGTAAAGATATAACAGGGCAGCTTTTAAAGAATCCGACACTAATTTACATAGCAGCAGGAACCATTTTTATTCTTGGACTTGTTACACCCATTAAATTTATTTATACACTTCCCATTGCAGCAATATTAGCAATTGTTGCATATAGGTTGAGTCATTCTAAGAAAGAAGACATAGAAGAACTTGAGCAAATAGAAGAAGTTGAAACGACAGATAATATGAAAAGTCCGGAAAATGTTGTTAATTTACTAAATGTGGATCCAATTGAATTTGAATTTGGTTATGGTTTAATACCATTAGTTGATGCGTCACAAGGAGGAGATTTACTTGACCGAGTGGTTATGATTCGTCGTCAATTAGCTCTAGAATTAGGAATTGTGATACCGGTTGTACGTATTCGTGATAACATTCAACTTCAACCAAATGAATATCGAATAAAGATAAAGGGAAATGAGTTGGCTCGTGGTGAATTATTGTTAGACCACTATTTAGCAATGAGTCCAGGGGATGATGATTCAATTGAAGGGATTGATACAGTTGAACCCTCCTTCGGCTTACCAGCAAAATGGATTACCGAACAGGTAAAAGAAGAAGCCGAAATGTTAGGATATACAGTTGTTGATCCACCGAGTGTTGTTTCAACTCACCTTACTGAAATTATTAGAGCAAATGCTTCTGAATTATTAGGACGTCAAGAAACAAAACAATTAATCGATCATTTAAGAGAAACTGCTCCAATCTTAGTAGATGAGTTAACACCTACACCACTATCGATTGGTGAAATTCAAAAAGTATTAGCAAAATTGTTAGCAGAAAATGTATCAGTACGTAATTTGCCTGTTATTTTTGAAACATTAGCAGATTATTCAAAACTAACTTCAGATGTTGATGTTTTAAATGAATACGTTCGACAATCGTTAGCACGTCAAATCACGGCACAATATGCCGGTGGACAAACAGAGCTAAAAGTTTTGACTGTTTCAGCAAAAGTCGAAAAAATACTTGCAGATAGTATTCAACAAACAGATCATGGCAACTATTTAGCAATGGATCCAACAGATTCGCAAACAATATTAGAATCAATTGCAAAAGAAGTTGAACGTATTGCAATATTTGAACAATCACCTGTCATATTATGTTCTCCAGCAGTACGTATGTATTTACGACAATTAACAGAAAGATACTTCCCACAAATTCCGATTCTTTCATATAATGAATTAGAATCATCAATTGAGATTCAAAGTGTTGGGGTGGTGAATGTAGAATGA
- the flhB gene encoding flagellar biosynthesis protein FlhB, with amino-acid sequence MLLLQLDLQFFAGEKTEKATPKKRQDSRKKGQVLKSQDITSAIVMLSVFLALIVVATSAREGVMSFFKQTFSKYMLVDSLSIKLVIKVYKEVLSEAAIVLLPIMIVAVVAGVLGNFLQFGLLFTTEPLKFDLTKLDPIKGMKRIFSLRSIIELLKSVLKISLIGAVTTAILWMNIDDVLSLSFKSPWATLVTISKLTVLMGIAASIVLLFIAVLDYFYQKFDYEKNLKMSKQDIKDEYKNSEGDPLIKSKIKQRQREMAMRRMMQEVPQADVVITNPTHYAIALKYDEETMDAPKVVAKGTDFIAQKIKLIAKENDVVMVENRPLARAMYDQVEIGQHIPDEFFKAVAEVLAYVYRIKRKI; translated from the coding sequence ATGTTGTTGCTTCAATTAGACTTGCAATTCTTTGCTGGTGAAAAAACAGAAAAAGCAACACCTAAGAAACGTCAAGATTCTCGTAAAAAAGGTCAAGTATTAAAAAGTCAAGATATAACAAGTGCAATCGTCATGTTATCAGTCTTTTTAGCTCTAATCGTAGTAGCAACTTCCGCCAGAGAAGGTGTCATGTCTTTTTTTAAACAAACTTTCTCAAAATATATGTTAGTTGATTCATTGTCTATTAAGCTTGTGATAAAAGTCTATAAAGAAGTATTATCTGAAGCGGCAATAGTTTTATTGCCAATAATGATAGTTGCTGTTGTTGCAGGTGTTTTAGGAAACTTTCTCCAATTCGGTTTATTATTCACAACGGAACCCTTAAAATTCGATTTAACCAAATTAGATCCTATTAAAGGAATGAAGAGGATTTTTTCACTCAGATCGATTATTGAATTGCTAAAATCTGTATTGAAAATCTCTTTGATTGGTGCAGTTACAACAGCTATTTTATGGATGAATATTGATGATGTATTAAGTTTATCTTTTAAATCTCCATGGGCTACTTTGGTCACTATTTCTAAGCTAACCGTTTTAATGGGGATTGCAGCATCTATTGTGTTGTTGTTTATTGCAGTACTTGATTATTTCTATCAAAAATTTGACTATGAAAAAAACCTGAAAATGTCCAAGCAGGATATTAAAGATGAATATAAAAATTCTGAGGGGGATCCCCTCATTAAATCTAAAATAAAACAACGTCAACGTGAAATGGCTATGCGTCGTATGATGCAAGAGGTACCACAGGCAGACGTAGTTATCACAAACCCAACTCACTACGCAATTGCATTAAAGTACGATGAAGAGACAATGGATGCGCCTAAAGTAGTTGCAAAGGGCACAGATTTCATCGCACAGAAAATAAAATTAATTGCAAAAGAAAATGATGTGGTGATGGTGGAAAATCGACCACTAGCTCGTGCGATGTACGATCAGGTTGAAATTGGACAACATATTCCAGATGAATTTTTCAAAGCTGTAGCTGAGGTATTAGCGTATGTATATCGTATTAAACGTAAAATATAG